CAGAGAAAAAGGGTTTTATAAAGCATAGTAATCGATAAAGAGGTGGCCATATTGTATTTATTTTATTCCATATTGAGCAGCATGCCCTATTTTGTAAGCACTTTGTTTATGGTCAATCTAGTTATTGCGTTTACGATTATTTTTCTGGAGAGAAAAAATCCGTCGGCAACCTTGGCTTGGATCATGATATTATTTTTGCTTCCTGTAGTGGGTATTCTGTTTTATTTTATGTTTTCACAAAATCTTTCCAGAAAGAAGATTTTTAAATTGACGAGATTTGAAGAGGAGATCATCCATACTTCCCTTCAAACGCAGATCAAAGAAATGAAAAACGGAGAATATTCCTTTACCACTAAAGCGGCGCAGTATTGGAAAGACTTGATCCGGCTGAACCAGGTTTATGGGCAGGCGTATTTTACGCAGGACAATAAAATAAAGATCATAACAGATGGACAGGATATGCTGAATAAACTTCTGAAGGATATCAAAGTCGCCCGGCATACGATTAATATACAATATTTTATTATAAAAAATGACATGGTCGGGAGAAAACTGATTGACGCCTTGACAGATAAAGCAAAACAGGGGGTGGAAGTCAGGCTGCTGATTGATGCAATGGGCGGAAGACAGCTTTCCAAAAGAACAGTGTGCATTCGGGAGCTTATGGCAGCAGGCGGACAGGTGGCTTTTTTCTTTCCGCCTAAATTGAAATTTCTGACTATGAAGTTAAATTACAGAAATCACCGTAAAATTGTTGTGATCGATGGTGAAATCGGGTATATCGGCGGCTTTAATATCGGTAAAGAATATGTAGGCATGAAAAAAAAGTTTGGTTATTGGCGGGATACGCATCTTAAGATTTTAGGGGGATGTGTTCAAGATCTGAACGCCAGATTTCTGATGGACTGGCGGTCGGCCTCCAAGGAAGAACTGGTTCTTTCGGAAGCCTATTACAGTGACATTATTAAAGGGGGATGTACGGGAGTACAGATCGTATCCTGTGGTCCGGATCAGGGAAAATCACAGATAAAGCGTGGGTACATGAAAGCGATAACCTCCGCCATGAGAAATATTTATATTCAGACGCCTTATTTTGTACCGGACAACAGTATGCTGGAATCGTTAAAAATG
This region of Aminipila luticellarii genomic DNA includes:
- the cls gene encoding cardiolipin synthase, whose protein sequence is MYLFYSILSSMPYFVSTLFMVNLVIAFTIIFLERKNPSATLAWIMILFLLPVVGILFYFMFSQNLSRKKIFKLTRFEEEIIHTSLQTQIKEMKNGEYSFTTKAAQYWKDLIRLNQVYGQAYFTQDNKIKIITDGQDMLNKLLKDIKVARHTINIQYFIIKNDMVGRKLIDALTDKAKQGVEVRLLIDAMGGRQLSKRTVCIRELMAAGGQVAFFFPPKLKFLTMKLNYRNHRKIVVIDGEIGYIGGFNIGKEYVGMKKKFGYWRDTHLKILGGCVQDLNARFLMDWRSASKEELVLSEAYYSDIIKGGCTGVQIVSCGPDQGKSQIKRGYMKAITSAMRNIYIQTPYFVPDNSMLESLKMAAQSGVDVRLMIPCMPDHMFVYWATYAYAGEMIRSGARVFVYDKGFLHAKTLVADGEVASIGSANFDVRSFKLNFEANAFFFDEKEARKMEDIFEEDMADCHELTKELYAQRGLVIKFKESVARLLTDIL